The following coding sequences lie in one Lolium perenne isolate Kyuss_39 chromosome 2, Kyuss_2.0, whole genome shotgun sequence genomic window:
- the LOC139835464 gene encoding peroxidase 2-like, with product MALSKNAKNVPNGTLYADGLPLGVAPRFPQGAPRVQKWTKWSPLRRRYGPRGSVRRPGTPRPRHASTYADGEALGVSAPGSPRPRHASTYADGEALGVSAPGSTRSSHVWRYADASCADGQYADGWGLPSALSVYADGRRYAEGHVASAEAHLPRGATPRDPVGVSYAEGKSCLPPILLALAQAPSAQFQAHTPILLPQLRRLILLALALAQSAYGPAPAIYPPTSNSPIDSPSPSPGPDSGLSVDHYSTSCPNAEAIVREAVKKAIDSNRGTGAGLIRLFFHDCFVRGCDASVLLNTTGSDEATERLGRPNLTLRGFDVIDAAKSTLEELCPGVVSCSDILAFAGRDATYFLTNLTADFAMPAGRYDGRISLANETFPNLPAPFYGVQQLNDSFAAKGLSLEDMVTLSGAHSVGRSSCSSFSDRLTSNSSDMDPGYAAYLRKQCSGYGGMAAQDYKTPDDLDREYYRGVISHDVLLGSDAALMSSNETAKMVMDNASVLGLWESKFVAAMVKMGGVGAKTSADGEIRKKCWIIN from the exons ATGGCACTAT CAAAAAACGCAAAAAATGTACCAAATGGTACCCTCTACGCCGACGGGCTCCCCCTCGGGGTAGCTCCCAGGTTCCCCCAGGGCGCGCCGCGCGTCCAGAAATGGACCAAATGGTCGCCTCTACGCCGACGGTACGGCCCTCGGGGTAGCGTCCGTCGCCCAGGGACGCCCAGGCCACGCCACGCGTCCACGTACGCCGACGGTGAGGCGCTCGGCGTATCAGCGCCAGGAtcgcccaggccgcgccacgcgtccacgTACGCCGACGGTGAGGCGCTCGGCGTATCAGCGCCAGGGTCGACCAGGTCGAGCCACGTGTGGAGGTACGCCGACG CGAGCTGCGCCGACGGCCAGTACGCCGACGGGTGGGGCCTGCCGTCGGCCCTCTCCGTCTACGCCGACGGGCggcgctacgccgagggccacgtgGCCTCCGCCGAGGCCCACCTTCCccgaggagctacgccgagggACCCCGTCGGCGTATCGTACGCCGAGGGCAAGTCT TGCCTGCCACCAATTCTCCTAGCTCTAGCCCAAGCTCCCTCAGCCCAGTTCCAAGCCCACACACCAATCCTCCTACCCCAACTCCGTCGTCTTATCCTCCTAGCCCTAGCCCTAGCCCAGAGTGCATATGGCCCTGCGCCTGCCATTTATCCTCCTACCTCAAACTCACCTATTGATTCTCCTAGCCCAAGTCCTGGACCTGATTCTGGTCTCAGTGTCGACCACTACAGCACTTCCTGCCCAAATGCGGAAGCAATTGTCAGGGAAGCAGTGAAGAAGGCCATCGACAGCAACCGCGGAACTGGCGCAGGGCTCATCCGTCTCTTCTTCCATGACTGCTTCGTCCGG GGGTGCGACGCTTCGGTACTCCTCAACACGACTGGCTCCGACGAAGCGACGGAGCGGCTCGGCAGGCCGAACCTGACCCTCCGCGGCTTCGATGTCATCGACGCGGCGAAGTCTACCCTGGAGGAGCTCTGCCCGGGCGTCGTCTCGTGTTCCGACATCCTCGCCTTCGCCGGCCGCGATGCCACATACTTCCTCACCAACCTTACAGCAGACTTTGCCATGCCGGCCGGCCGATATGACGGTCGAATCTCCCTGGCCAACGAGACCTTCCCTAACCTGCCCGCACCCTTCTACGGAGTCCAGCAGCTCAACGACAGCTTCGCCGCCAAGGGGCTCAGCCTCGAGGACATGGTCACCCTCTCCGGCGCGCACTCCGTCGGACGCTCCAGCTGCTCCTCCTTCTCCGACCGCCTAACGTCCAACTCCTCCGACATGGACCCCGGGTACGCGGCGTATCTGCGCAAGCAGTGCAGCGGGTATGGCGGCATGGCGGCGCAGGACTACAAGACGCCCGATGATCTGGACCGGGAGTACTACAGGGGCGTTATCAGCCATGACGTGTTGCTCGGCTCCGACGCAGCGCTTATGTCCTCGAACGAGACGGCCAAGATGGTGATGGATAATGCGTCTGTTCTTGGGTTGTGGGAGAGCAAGTTCGTGGCGGCCATGGTGAAGATGGGCGGCGTTGGGGCGAAGACCAGCGCCGACGGCGAGATTCGGAAGAAGTGCTGGATCATCAACTAG